A portion of the Salminus brasiliensis chromosome 9, fSalBra1.hap2, whole genome shotgun sequence genome contains these proteins:
- the LOC140562629 gene encoding uncharacterized protein, whose protein sequence is MARERAAFFSQFEQEIILKTFEEYKAIITAKCNTAAAAKSRVEAWQKIAERLNASNPNNVKRTWQQVKVKYKNIVQCANRKRAQKQMLGGGLSASGFTPAEELALWQIRGRPMMDGIAWAGSSEQAGSCVRSPSSTEAESSGPLLQPVPTVIDSAEEAIDHSDSDHDEKNIVVCSHSDQGNDAYAGPEEPGPSGPFRRTNEESDEDVTSLYKRYLRQEIAYRQLKMKKLEKEIQLLDKQLDVS, encoded by the exons ATGGCGAGAGAAAGAGCAGCTTTCTTTAGCCAGTTTGAGCAGGAGATCATCCTGAAGACCTTCGAGGAGTACAAGGCCATTATAACGGCTAAATGCAACACAGCAGCAGCTGCCAAGTCCAGAGTGGAAGCATGGCAGAAGATAGCAGAGAGGTTAAACGC ctccaaCCCCAATAACGTGAAAAGGACCTGGCAGCAGGTCAAAGTCAAGTACAAGAACATCGTGCAATGTG caaacagaaagagagcGCAGAAGCAGATGCTCGGAGGGGGGCTGTCCGCGTCCGGCTTCACCCCCGCCGAGGAGCTGGCACTTTGGCAGATCAGGGGGAGGCCCATGATGGACGGCATCGCTTGGGCTGGATCGTCGGAGCAGGCGGGCTCTTGTGTTAGGAGCCCCAGCTCCACAG AGGCAGAAAGTTCGGGACCTCTTTTACAACCAGTACCGACCGTTATCGACAGCGCAGAAGAAGCTATTGAT CACTCCGATTCAGACCACGACGAGAAGAACATAGTAGTGTGTTCTCATTCTGACCAG GGGAATGACGCGTACGCTGGCCCTGAGGAACCTGGTCCTTCTGGCCCATTCCGACGCACCAATGAGGAG AGCGATGAGGATGTGACCTCCCTGTACAAACGCTACCTCAGACAGGAGATCGCATAccgacagctgaagatgaagaagttGGAGAAGGAGATCCAGTTGCTCGATAAACAGCTGGATGTGAGTTAG